In the genome of Vicia villosa cultivar HV-30 ecotype Madison, WI linkage group LG7, Vvil1.0, whole genome shotgun sequence, one region contains:
- the LOC131618189 gene encoding auxin-binding protein ABP19b-like, with protein sequence MKIIHTIIFFFSLASFYIPHATSSNDFCVANLLLPTTPSGYQCKSEDNVTVNDFVFSGFVAPKIEDPFKVGFTPAFVTQIPGLNGLGVSAVRADMDVNGTVPLHSHPDATELIINYEGEVTAGFITPNKVYLKVLKPGDVMVIPKGVLHFLVNTSGKKGTGFAFFSSSNPSVHLFDNLLFGNDLSSSIIAQTTLLDVEQIKKLKGQFGGSG encoded by the coding sequence ATGAAGATTATTCAcactattattttctttttttctcttgccTCATTTTATATCCCTCATGCTACTTCTAGCAATGATTTTTGTGTAGCAAACCTATTACTTCCAACCACCCCTTCAGGGTATCAATGCAAATCGGAAGATAATGTAACAGTGAATGATTTTGTATTCTCTGGCTTTGTAGCTCCAAAAATAGAAGATCCTTTTAAGGTTGGATTTACTCCTGCATTTGTCACCCAAATACCAGGTCTTAACGGACTTGGTGTTTCGGCGGTAAGAGCAGACATGGATGTAAATGGAACGGTACCACTTCACTCTCATCCTGATGCTACTGAATTAATTATCAATTATGAAGGCGAAGTGACGGCCGGATTTATTACGCCAAACAAAGTTTATTTAAAGGTTCTTAAACCTGGTGATGTTATGGTTATTCCAAAGGGAGTATTGCATTTTCTAGTTAACACTAGTGGTAAAAAAGGCACTGGTTTTGCATTTTTTAGTAGCTCAAACCCTAGTGTGCATTTGTTTGATAATCTATTATTTGGCAATGATTTATCAAGTTCCATAATTGCACAAACTACTTTACTTGATGTCGAACAAATTAAGAAGCTTAAGGGTCAGTTTGGCGGTAGTGGTTAG